The following are encoded in a window of Rosa chinensis cultivar Old Blush chromosome 4, RchiOBHm-V2, whole genome shotgun sequence genomic DNA:
- the LOC112199040 gene encoding putative clathrin assembly protein At5g35200, producing MAAGAGSQQSLRKALKSVGLAKANGEFKVLDNAISKATRHDDALPKEKHVITILRAIPASRPRAEVAYCIHALARRLSKAHSWKVALKTVMVIHRALREVDDTFCDALIKYSWSRGHILNISHSWDETSPSAWGYSTWVRLYASYLEERLECFRVLKYDVQKDHLRTKELETPDLLRHLPALQQLLSRLLDCQPEVGTICNTLIQYAISMVAGESAKLYAAITDGIVNLVDKFFEMQRDDAVKALEIYKKSGSQAERLFEFFEICRSLNFGRGLKTVRIQQLPESFLTTMEDYVKEASGVVMLELPPTIEDQTDAPKETVVVEGDLLIDHDDNKEQKSAPQHPSDQSEAAATTQIFDLLSFDEVIPVTSESDENNSLALAIVPSENPTDSKTDGLNSTTSNSSWEIELFTPTSNGAAVQETPSTSNAAGVAETKLAGGLDRSTLDSLYDNAMASTPNQNNMYSPAALAPSNPFEDVATSSYQFQDPYYASSNAPTPANLQMAIMTQQQQYFMMMQQQQVQQLESPSIVQNPPSPYQNPLSPFQNLPNPFQNPPSPFQNLPNPFQNPPTPSPSQNPPTPSPLQNPSSPFQNLPNPFQNSPTPSPSQNPSTPSPPFQNPT from the exons ATGGCAGCAGGCGCAGGCAGTCAACAAAGCTTGAGAAAAGCGTTGAAATCAGTTGGATTGGCAAAAGCCAATGGTGAATTTAAG GTATTGGATAATGCCATTTCCAAGGCCACAAGACATGATGACGCATTGCCAAAGGAGAAACATGTTATTA CTATACTACGTGCAATTCCAGCTTCAAGACCTCGTGCTGAAGTTGCTTATTGCATACATGCTCTAGCCAGGCGCCTTTCTAAGGCTCACAGTTGGAAG GTAGCGCTGAAAACCGTGATGGTTATACACCGTGCTCTGCGGGAAGTTGATGATACTTTTTGTGACGCTCTAATTAAGTATAGCTGGAGTAGAGGTCATATTCTGAACATATCTCATTCGTGGGATGAAACAAGTCCAAGTG CATGGGGTTATTCCACCTGGGTTCGTTTATATGCATCATATCTCGAAGAACGCCTGGAGTGTTTTCGTGTCCTGAAGTATGATGTTCAGAAAGATCACTTG AGAACCAAGGAACTTGAAACCCCAGACTTATTGAGGCATCTACCTGCCTTGCAACAGCTTCTTTCTCGCCTTCTTGATTGCCAG CCAGAAGTGGGGACTATATGTAATACCCTGATTCAGTATGCTATTTCAATG GTTGCAGGTGAAAGTGCCAAGTTGTATGCTGCAATTACAGATGGTATTGTCAATTTAGTTGACAAG TTCTTTGAGATGCAGCGCGATGATGCAGTCAAAGCACTTGAAATTTATAAGAAGTCGGGAAGCCAG GCAGAGAGGTTATTTGAGTTCTTTGAGATCTGCAGGAGCCTTAATTTTGGACGGGGGCTGAAAACGGTTAGAATTCAACAG CTCCCTGAATCATTCTTGACCACCATGGAAGATTATGTTAAGGAGGCTTCCGGTGTTGTAATGCTTGAACTTCCCCCA ACCATTGAGGATCAAACTGATGCTCCCAAGGAAACTGTTGTGGTAGAAGGGGACTTGTTAATCGACCATGATGATAATAAGGAACAAAAATCAGCACCTCAACATCCAAGTGACCAGAGTGAGGCTGCTGCGACAACACAAATTTTTGACCTGCTG AGCTTTGATGAAGTTATTCCAGTAACATCAGAGTCAGATGAAAACAATTCCCTGGCACTAGCAATCGTTCCGTCGG AGAATCCGACAGATTCCAAAACAGATGGTCTCAATTCTACAACCTCCAACTCTAGTTGGGAGATTGAACTTTTTACACCAACTTCTAATGGAGCTGCAGTTCAAGAGACACCGTCAACTTCTAATGCAGCTGGAGTTGCAGAAACTAAGTTG GCTGGTGGGCTAGACAGATCGACACTGGACAGTCTGTATGATAATGCAATGGCAAGTACACCAAATCAGAACAACATGTACTCCCCAGCCGCACTGGCACCCTCTAATCCTTTTGAAGATGTTGCTACTTCTTCATACCAATTCCAAGACCCTTATTATGCTTCCAGCAATGCACCAACCCCAGCAAACTTACAAATGGCTATCATGACCCAACAGCAACAATATTTCATGATGATGCAGCAACAACAAGTGCAGCAACTAGAGTCACCCAGCATTGTCCAAAATCCACCGAGTCCTTACCAAAATCCTCTAAGTCCTTTCCAAAATTTACCAAATCCTTTCCAAAACCCACCAAGTCCTTTCCAAAATTTACCAAATCCTTTCCAAAATCCACCAACACCAAGTCCTAGCCAAAATCCACCAACACCAAGTCCTTTGCAAAATCCATCAAGTCCTTTCCAAAATTTACCAAATCctttccaaaattcaccaacacCAAGTCCTAGCCAAAATCCATCAACACCAAGTCCTCCTTTCCAAAATCCCACCTAG